The following proteins are encoded in a genomic region of Periophthalmus magnuspinnatus isolate fPerMag1 chromosome 10, fPerMag1.2.pri, whole genome shotgun sequence:
- the LOC117377844 gene encoding Kv channel-interacting protein 1 isoform X4, with protein MTMVCHRPEGLDQLQAQTNFSKRELQVLYRGFKNECPSGVVNEDTFKQIYSQFFPHGDASQYAHYLFNAFDTAHSGSIMFEDFVTALSILLRGTVTEKLQWTFNLYDINRDGYINKEEMTDIVRAIYDMMGKYTYPVLKTDTPKQHVDAFFQKMDKNRDGVVTLDEFIMSCQEDENIMRSLQLFENVI; from the exons ATGACCATGGTGTGTCATCGGCCGGAGGGACTGGATCAACTTCAGGCTCAGACCAACTTCAGCAAGAGAGAGCTGCAAGTGCTGTACAGAGGCTTCAAGAAT gAGTGCCCCAGCGGTGTAGTAAATGAAGACACATTCAAACAGATCTACTCACAGTTCTTCCCGCATGGAG ATGCAAGTCAATACGCACACTACCTGTTCAATGCATTCGACACGGCACATTCTGGATCTATAATgtttgag GACTTTGTAACAGCCCTCTCCATTCTGCTCAGAGGAACAGTCACTGAGAAGCTACAGTGGACATTTAACCTTTATGACATCAATAGAGATGGTTACATCAACAAAGAG GAAATGACGGACATCGTCAGGGCAATATATGACATGATGGGGAAGTACACTTACCCTGTGCTCAAAACAGACACACCCAAGCAGCATGTGGATGCCTTTTTCCAG aaaatggacaaaaacagaGATGGTGTCGTCACACTAGATGAATTCATCATGTCATGTCAAGAG GATGAAAACATCATGCGCTCGCTGCAGCTTTTTGAAAATGTCATctag
- the LOC117377843 gene encoding T-cell leukemia homeobox protein 3-like → MEQPPSAPSPPPKPAQHEPISFGIDQILGAGTEPESARTAGRQSGSDTSSGDGYYSLGSPTGASAPSYTALSISLSGIMPPVDAPGSYGESRSLGSRGVIRVPAHRPVTASGPPTPVQSAVPGFGGLCFPWIGNRFAKDRISAALVPFAVTRRIGHPYQNRTPPKRKKPRTSFSRVQICELEKRFHRQKYLASAERAALAKSLKMTDAQVKTWFQNRRTKWRRQTAEEREAERQQANRLILQLQQSALQKSLGESAVSDPLCAHNSSLYALQNLQPWAEERE, encoded by the exons ATGGAGCAACCACCGAGCGCACCGAGTCCTCCTCCCAAACCGGCCCAGCACGAGCCCATCAGTTTCGGTATAGACCAGATCCTGGGCGCAGGAACAGAACCAGAGAGCGCACGCACAGCCGGACGACAGAGCGGCTCGGACACAAGTAGCGGAGATGGCTATTATAGTTTGGGGAGTCCAACAGGGGCCAGTGCGCCCTCTTACACCGCGCTCTCTATCTCCCTATCGGGCATCATGCCCCCAGTGGACGCCCCTGGCTCGTACGGGGAGAGTAGGAGTTTAGGGAGCAGGGGGGTTATTCGGGTTCCGGCACATAGACCCGTAACGGCTTCTGGACCTCCAACCCCCGTGCAGAGCGCAGTTCCTGGGTTCGGAGGGCTCTGTTTCCCCTGGATTGGGAACAGGTTTGCAAAGGATAGGATATCAG CTGCCCTGGTGCCGTTTGCTGTCACGAGGCGGATAGGACATCCATACCAGAACCGAACACCTCCAAAGAGAAAAAAGCCACGCACGTCATTTTCACGTGTGCAGATCTGTGAGCTGGAAAAGCGCTTCCACCGCCAGAAGTATCTGGCCAGTGCCGAGCGCGCCGCTCTGGCCAAGAGCCTCAAGATGACCGACGCACAAGTTAAGACCTGGTTTCAGAACCGCAGGACCAAGTGGAG GAGACAGACGGCCGAGGAGCGCGAGGCGGAGCGTCAACAGGCCAATCGCCTCatcctccagctgcagcagtcCGCCCTCCAGAAGTCCCTCGGCGAATCAGCGGTGTCTGATCCACTGTGCGCCCACAACTCCTCCCTGTACGCGCTGCAGAACCTTCAGCCCTGGGCCGAAGAGCGGGAGTAG
- the LOC117377844 gene encoding Kv channel-interacting protein 1 isoform X2: MGLVMGTFSMQSKQVDYRKDKADDDLEMTMVCHRPEGLDQLQAQTNFSKRELQVLYRGFKNECPSGVVNEDTFKQIYSQFFPHGDASQYAHYLFNAFDTAHSGSIMFEDFVTALSILLRGTVTEKLQWTFNLYDINRDGYINKEEMTDIVRAIYDMMGKYTYPVLKTDTPKQHVDAFFQKMDKNRDGVVTLDEFIMSCQEDENIMRSLQLFENVI; the protein is encoded by the exons ATAAAGCAGATGATGACCTGGAGATGACCATGGTGTGTCATCGGCCGGAGGGACTGGATCAACTTCAGGCTCAGACCAACTTCAGCAAGAGAGAGCTGCAAGTGCTGTACAGAGGCTTCAAGAAT gAGTGCCCCAGCGGTGTAGTAAATGAAGACACATTCAAACAGATCTACTCACAGTTCTTCCCGCATGGAG ATGCAAGTCAATACGCACACTACCTGTTCAATGCATTCGACACGGCACATTCTGGATCTATAATgtttgag GACTTTGTAACAGCCCTCTCCATTCTGCTCAGAGGAACAGTCACTGAGAAGCTACAGTGGACATTTAACCTTTATGACATCAATAGAGATGGTTACATCAACAAAGAG GAAATGACGGACATCGTCAGGGCAATATATGACATGATGGGGAAGTACACTTACCCTGTGCTCAAAACAGACACACCCAAGCAGCATGTGGATGCCTTTTTCCAG aaaatggacaaaaacagaGATGGTGTCGTCACACTAGATGAATTCATCATGTCATGTCAAGAG GATGAAAACATCATGCGCTCGCTGCAGCTTTTTGAAAATGTCATctag
- the LOC117377844 gene encoding Kv channel-interacting protein 1 isoform X3: protein MGAVVGTLTMQTKQRRPSRDKADDDLEMTMVCHRPEGLDQLQAQTNFSKRELQVLYRGFKNECPSGVVNEDTFKQIYSQFFPHGDASQYAHYLFNAFDTAHSGSIMFEDFVTALSILLRGTVTEKLQWTFNLYDINRDGYINKEEMTDIVRAIYDMMGKYTYPVLKTDTPKQHVDAFFQKMDKNRDGVVTLDEFIMSCQEDENIMRSLQLFENVI, encoded by the exons ATAAAGCAGATGATGACCTGGAGATGACCATGGTGTGTCATCGGCCGGAGGGACTGGATCAACTTCAGGCTCAGACCAACTTCAGCAAGAGAGAGCTGCAAGTGCTGTACAGAGGCTTCAAGAAT gAGTGCCCCAGCGGTGTAGTAAATGAAGACACATTCAAACAGATCTACTCACAGTTCTTCCCGCATGGAG ATGCAAGTCAATACGCACACTACCTGTTCAATGCATTCGACACGGCACATTCTGGATCTATAATgtttgag GACTTTGTAACAGCCCTCTCCATTCTGCTCAGAGGAACAGTCACTGAGAAGCTACAGTGGACATTTAACCTTTATGACATCAATAGAGATGGTTACATCAACAAAGAG GAAATGACGGACATCGTCAGGGCAATATATGACATGATGGGGAAGTACACTTACCCTGTGCTCAAAACAGACACACCCAAGCAGCATGTGGATGCCTTTTTCCAG aaaatggacaaaaacagaGATGGTGTCGTCACACTAGATGAATTCATCATGTCATGTCAAGAG GATGAAAACATCATGCGCTCGCTGCAGCTTTTTGAAAATGTCATctag